CGAGAAGACCGAGCGGACGCTGCCGCGTCCGCCGATAGGCCTTGAACGCGACGTACGTGATAACTCCGCCGACAACCAAGACGAGCGTCTTGACGACCGCGAGTGCGAGCGCGATTTCGGTGACGCCGGTGTACGGACTCATGTTTCCTTTCGCACCTCCGACCACAGTTCCGCGAGGCGTTCGTCTGCCGTCCGGGCCGGACGCTCGATCTGGACCGCCAGCGACCGATCCTCGTCTAACGTGATCGTGATCTCGTCGAACGCGATCGCGTACTTGCTCGCGTGGTGACCGTCCTGGCGGATCTCGGTCGACTCCTCGAGCAGCGTCGAGTCGGTCAGCACTTCCAGCTTCCGATACAGCGTTGACTGAGGGATCTCACACCGCTTCGTGAGCTCAGAGGCCGTCATCGGTTCCTCGAGATTCCGGATAATCTCGCGGCAGTCGGGATCGTCCAGCGCGGAGC
This genomic window from Haloterrigena salifodinae contains:
- a CDS encoding winged helix-turn-helix domain-containing protein encodes the protein MVRDPIASESTPSAEEICSALDDPDCREIIRNLEEPMTASELTKRCEIPQSTLYRKLEVLTDSTLLEESTEIRQDGHHASKYAIAFDEITITLDEDRSLAVQIERPARTADERLAELWSEVRKET